Within the Mycobacterium gordonae genome, the region CTGCAGCACCTGTTGCAACTTGGTCAGCGGATCGCCTTCGGTCGGGTCGAGCCGGCGCGGCGGGATCTCCCGGCCGTCGGGTGATACGGCGACCGGCAGCGGGAGCGCTACCGGGGGCGGCGGAGGTGGTGGCGGCGCGGCCGGCGGGGCCGCCGGCGGGCCGGAGTTCAACGCATTCCGCTTGTCCGCCAACCGTTTTTCGGCGTCGCGGCGGATCGCCTGCCGCTGCGTGTCCGGATCGGTGTTGTCGGCGAAACAGACCCGCGGCGCGTCTGCGATGACGGTCAGCGCGCTGCCATAACGTTCGTCGGCGCGTGACCGGTCGCCGGCTGCCGCGGCACCGTCACCCTGGGTTTCGCGGACCAGTTCGAGATTGACCCGCACCGGGCACGAGTCTGCGGCGTCGGTGCGGGCCAGCGCGGCGACGAAATCCCTGTCGGCGTCCTCGAGCCGGCCGTCGAGTACGGCGGCGGCGCCCGCGGCGAACGGCGCCTTCGCCGGCTCCACCACATTGGCCACGCCGAGCACCGCCGCATCGTCGCGCACGGCGCCACCATCACCGCGCTCGAAAGCGGACACCGCCGAATCTCCGGCCAGGACAACCGATATCAGCTTCACCATGACCAGCACCAAGAGAAGGACCAACGGCGCCGAGTAGGTCAGCAGCCGGCGTCGCAGCCGCAATCGTTCGGGGCGCCGCGTCATGCCGCGTCCCGCCGGGTGAGACGGGCGCGCCGGAACTCGCGCACCGACAGGTAGATCTCGCTCAGCAGCAGAGCCGCGGCGAGACTCGCAGGCAGCCAGTACAACTCGAGCAGCGCGCCGGCCTCCTCGCGGGTGCCGGCGGCGCTCGGCCGGTCGGGCAGCTCCGGCGCAAAGGGCTGACCGGGTTCCCGGTGCTCATACGGCACGACGAGCTGGCCTGCCAGCTTCCGTAATTCGGCTTCGTCGATGGCGTCGGCGCTGCCGTACCCCAACACCGCTCCGCCGTCGACCGATCCGCTGTTGAAGTCGCCCTGCGGGGCACTCGATCCGGGAGCACCGGACCCGAAGTACAGCACAACATTTCGGGTACCGGGATACAGCTGGGCCGCTTGAATGAGCTGATAGCGCAGCACATTGCTCGCTGCCGCAGCGTCGACGTCTCGTTCCGCATTCGGGCCCCCGCGGTAGGAATCCAGAGCGGCGATGGTGGGACGCAGACTCCAGACGTCTTCGGACAGCGGCCAGTCCAGCGTGGCCCGCGCGGCGAAGTCGATGAGGGCGTACCGCGCCGCCGGATACTTTTTGATCAATGTCGCGATGTCCTCGCGCATGCCCGCAACCACAGCCGAGTCCACCGACCGATCGACTACCAGGAAGACGTTGAGGTTCGTACCGGCGGCCGGGGTCGTTCCCCCGCGTGTCTTGTCGTCGCGCAGCGCGGGTCGGGTCGAGGCGGTGATCACCAACAACACCGCCAGCGTCACACCACTCCAACGCAGCACCGTGCGCCCGCGCCGCGCACCCGCCGATAACAGCACCTGACGCAGCGCCACCAGGCGCGCCAAGACCAGCGCACCGGCGACGACGGCGAGTATCGGCCAGGGCAGCACCGGTTGGAACGTCATCGGCGCAACCCCATCAGCGCCACCGAGAGCACCGTCGCCGCGAACAGCGCGATGGCCAGTGGCACCACCGGTGCGTCGGTGGCGTCCGCCTTCGCGATCGCGCCGTTGCGCGCCGACCCGTGGTGCGCCCGGATACCGTCGAGGGCGTCCGGGACCGATCCCGGGGCGAGGTACCGACCACCGGTCTGCTCGGTCAGGGCAAGCAAGGAACCGCTCTTCGGCGACGGGGCAGTGTCGATGACATTGAACTGGACCCCGGCCCGCTCGGCCAACTCCCGCACCGCGCTGCCGGTGAACAACGCTGCCCGCTGCTCACCGGCAACGCGCAGGTCGGACGGTCCCAGATAGACCACCGAGCGTCGATGCGTGCCGCGTTGCTCGAAGTTGGGAAAACCCGCGATACACAGTGCCAGAACATCTTCCACGCTGGTTGCGTAGTCCGTGTACGGCACCGCCGGGGCAAACGACGCCGACTGCAGCCTGGGTGCGCGGGCGTACTCGCCGAAGCGCGACACCGCGTACTGATGGTCGCGGGTCAGCGGTACCAACCGGCGGTTGATCGACGTCAGGCCGATGCGTTGGCTCTGCGGCGCCGAGCCCGTCTGTTGCGCAAAGTAGTCGAGCAGTTCGACCGTCGCACGATCCGCCAACGGCTGTCCCACGCACAGCATGATGTCCTCGGCGGGAGTGGCGGCGAATTCCTCGTCGGCCGCGGTCGGCCGTGCGGCCGTCCAGGTGGCAGCGCCGAACATGACGGTCAGCACCACCAGGGTCACGATCGTCGAGAGTGAGCGCAGCCGAGCCACTTTGGCGTACTCGGGCAGCCGGGTCAGGCGTGCGATGTTGGCCAGCGGACGTAACCGCCGGCGGGCGGCGGTCATGGGCAGCACCGCGGCCAGCACCACGACGACGACGACGCATCCTGTTCCGATGGCCGCTACCGGCCACCACCTCACGTCCACGAGCGGATCAGTTCTTGCGCCATGGGACTCACGTCGGCGACGTCGACAGTCGTCTCGGCGTTGAACTGCGCGTCGTCCAGCAGAGTCAGCAGCGGTGCGGCCGCGTCGAGTTGGCCGTCGGCCAGGGCCCCGACGTGCAGATACTGGGCCTTGGTACCGGTCGCCTGATCCAGGAAGCTGCGCACCGTGCGACTGATCGCCGCGCAGGCCCGCGGCGTCGACAACCGCCCGGCGCGGTGTTCGTCGGCGAAGCGGGAAACGCGCCAGGCGAAGCGTTCGCGGATCACCCGGGCATGCACCCGGCGCACCACGGGGATGCGCCGCAGCTGGTGTGACGGCAGCGTCCACACGAAAACGCCTGCGTACCAAGCGATGACGGCCAGCGCCAGGAGCACGGCCGATACCAGCCACCAGGACGAGTAGGGCTGCGGACCGAAGACGTGGTGCAGCAGGTCATCCGGCACGACCGGCCGCCTCGGTCAGGCCGACGAGTTCGCGGCGGATGTCGTTGCTGCCGGCGATGATCGCGTGCGGGATCGCCCGACGGGTCAGGAATTTGGCGAGCCGGTCGCGGCGGGCCTGTTCGGCGCGGCGGTAGGCGGCGACGACCCGCGGACCGAGGTCGGCTCCGTTCAGGACGAAACGTCCGGTGGCGACGTCGTACCCGTCGGTGTTGTCGGGCCCTACCGCGGGCATGTCGGACACCATCGCCCACAGCAGGTCGTGGCGCCCGGTCAGCCTGGCGAGCACTCCGTGCAGTTCCTCGCTGATGTCGGGTTCGTCGGAGACCACGACGAGCAGCATGGTGTGGCGGTAATGCGTTGCGACGTAATTGAGTTGGGCGGCGATGTCGCTGGTGCCGGGCGCGGTCATGGTGTGCTGGTACCAGCGGTGCAGCAGTCCCTCAACGTGCGTTTCGCCGCGGCGCTGCGGAACGTTCACGCAGCCGCGGCTGTCGCCGAAGACCATGCCGATCTGGTCGGAGCGGCGCAATCCGATCAAACCGACCGCACCCATGACGTGTGCTGCGACGTCACGCTTGAACTCCCCGCTGGGCGCCACGGCGGACATGTTGCGGCCGGCGTCGGCGACGAGCAGGATCTTGTGGTGCTTCTCGGAGATGAACCGTTTGATGAGCACGCTGCCCGAACGGGCGGAGGCCTTCCAGTCGATGTCGCGGACGTCGTCACCGGGAACGTAAGGGCGTAGGTCGTCGAATTCCAGGCTGCGCGTATGCGACAGCGCGTAGCGACCGCCCTCGAGTAGTCCGCGGGTGTCGGTGCCGAAGTGGGCTTTGGCCCGATTGAGGTGCTTGCCCAAGGCGGACTCAGGGCACCCGGACGGCCCGCAGCGCGGCGTCGATCACGGTCTCGGGAGTGACGTTGGCGCTGGCCGCTTCGAACCCGAGGATGAGCCGGTGCCGCAGCACCCGGTGCGCGAGCTTGGCGATGTCCTCCGGCAGCACGTGCGCCCGCCCGGACAACACCGCCTGGGCTCGCGCCGCCTTGCAGAAGGCGATCGTGGCGCGCGGACTGGCACCGTACTCGACCAACCGTGCGATCTGTTTGGGCAGCGCACGGCCGGGGTGGCGGGTCACGTCGACCAGTTGGCTCGCATAGAGCATCAGTGCCCGGTCCATGTAGACATGGCGCACCACGTCCTGCAGACGCAGCACGTCCTCGAGGCTGACGACGGGCGCGGTGGGCTGCCGGGTGTCGTAGACGCCGGCGTCGATCCGCGCCATCACCTCCACCTCTTCCTCCGGAGAGGGGTAGCGCACGATCTCCTTCAGCAGGAACCGGTCGGTCTGCGCCTCGGACAGCGGGTAGGTGCCTTCCTGGTCCACCGGGTTCTGGGTGGCGATGACCAGGAACGGGTCGGCAAGCGTGTGCACCTGGCCGGCGATCGTGGTCTGGCGCTCCTCCATCGCCTCGAGCATCGCACTCTGCGTCTTGGCACTGGACCGGTTGATCTCGTCGAGCAGCACGATGTTGGCGTGCACGGGGCCCAGTTGGGTGACGAACGAGTTGGTCGCGGAGTCGTAGATCTGGGTGCCGATGATGTCGCTGGGCAGCAGGTCGGGGGTGCACTGGATGCGCTGGAAACGGCCGTGGATGGACTCGGCGAGCACCTTGGCGGCGGTGGTCTTGGCCAGGCCGGGCACGCTCTCCAGCAGCACGTGGCCGCCGGCGAGCAACCCGATCAGCAGCGATTCCCGCAGGTCACGCTGCCCGACGATCTTGGCGGCGAACGCCTCCGAAACGGCGTCGACAATCCGCCGGATTCCGTCGAGCTCGCGCTGATCCGGTTGTGTTCGTGCTGTAGTCATATGCTCGCCTTTATACCCGGGGGCCCGGCTTCCACACTCTTGCTCCCGCCGCCGGGGGTAGATCCATGTCGGGCGGGTATGCGTGGC harbors:
- a CDS encoding AAA family ATPase gives rise to the protein MTTARTQPDQRELDGIRRIVDAVSEAFAAKIVGQRDLRESLLIGLLAGGHVLLESVPGLAKTTAAKVLAESIHGRFQRIQCTPDLLPSDIIGTQIYDSATNSFVTQLGPVHANIVLLDEINRSSAKTQSAMLEAMEERQTTIAGQVHTLADPFLVIATQNPVDQEGTYPLSEAQTDRFLLKEIVRYPSPEEEVEVMARIDAGVYDTRQPTAPVVSLEDVLRLQDVVRHVYMDRALMLYASQLVDVTRHPGRALPKQIARLVEYGASPRATIAFCKAARAQAVLSGRAHVLPEDIAKLAHRVLRHRLILGFEAASANVTPETVIDAALRAVRVP
- a CDS encoding vWA domain-containing protein codes for the protein MTFQPVLPWPILAVVAGALVLARLVALRQVLLSAGARRGRTVLRWSGVTLAVLLVITASTRPALRDDKTRGGTTPAAGTNLNVFLVVDRSVDSAVVAGMREDIATLIKKYPAARYALIDFAARATLDWPLSEDVWSLRPTIAALDSYRGGPNAERDVDAAAASNVLRYQLIQAAQLYPGTRNVVLYFGSGAPGSSAPQGDFNSGSVDGGAVLGYGSADAIDEAELRKLAGQLVVPYEHREPGQPFAPELPDRPSAAGTREEAGALLELYWLPASLAAALLLSEIYLSVREFRRARLTRRDAA
- a CDS encoding DUF58 domain-containing protein, which produces MGKHLNRAKAHFGTDTRGLLEGGRYALSHTRSLEFDDLRPYVPGDDVRDIDWKASARSGSVLIKRFISEKHHKILLVADAGRNMSAVAPSGEFKRDVAAHVMGAVGLIGLRRSDQIGMVFGDSRGCVNVPQRRGETHVEGLLHRWYQHTMTAPGTSDIAAQLNYVATHYRHTMLLVVVSDEPDISEELHGVLARLTGRHDLLWAMVSDMPAVGPDNTDGYDVATGRFVLNGADLGPRVVAAYRRAEQARRDRLAKFLTRRAIPHAIIAGSNDIRRELVGLTEAAGRAG